TAATGTAAAGAAAAGAGcagtggaagaaaaggaaggtaCCATTTAACCAGTATGTTACAGGCATTTAACATTACACCATATCATCCTGATCACATTCCTAAAAAGATAGATATcatcatcctttttaaaaagaagacaggtTATAAAGACTTCAACAGGTTATAAATTTTGCTGGTATTAAGAAAAAGTAGAGTGATAGAGTCAGGACTCAAATAAACCTGGCATGCTCTGATTCCAAAACTAATTACTTCCTACTCTGCGAAACCAAGCAAGTTCGAGGTAAACATGCCTCATCTCCCTGCCCGTGCATTTGAGACAAGCCAGTGAAAGGTAATTGTTATCTCTTGGGTGTATTGCTCAAGactaaatgaaactgaaaaactaaatgagtttaaaatgaggaaactcattttaaattgttttatccTAGTCATAAATAAGGAAGGAGTGTGCCCAGTTCTATTTTTATGGTTTAgtaattttaatgtttatctgTAATGCAGCTACCAGGAATGGATTTTGCTGAACCACAAGGTCCATCAGTAAGTATAGATTTCAGTGAGATACTTTCTTGGGAGAAATATCtatacttaagaaaaaagagtgaaaaactTTCATTGCCCCATTTATCCATGAATAATGAAGtttaatggtttcttttgttttcttaaatatcaaATACTTATTTGTTATTCTAATCCACCTGAAAAGGCATTTCCTATAACTCTTAGAAATGGCTGTTATGAGAGGTTTGCCTATGTTattgcaaaaatgaattactaatTCTATTTTCAACCACTTCCAGGTGTTCCAAATAGCTCGTTTGATATCTCGGGGACCAATGCCACAAAATAAACCATCTCcggtaagtttttaaaaatatgtttctacctacaatttacttaaattttttttttttggaaaataatgattGTCGTATTTATATTTAGCTTTATCCGGGAATATTTTACATGTCCTATGGAGCAAATCAATTGGTAAGTCTGTATCCTACAGAaagtatcattttaaattaaatgttatctTAAGAGCTAAAGTTATAAAATCTAGGCCTCACACAAAAGAGTTCATATTCTCTGAATGCCTAAATTGGTGACTGAAATAGCAAGGAAGCACACTTTCTATTTGAATAACTCTGGCCAGAcgcgggcacacacacacacacacacaacgacattttttaaaaaggtacattttctttctggattATCCAAATTGGCTACATTTACTCACTAATGACTCATCTCTCTACTTTATTCTGATTCTGGGCACAGCATTAATATTAAGGCTTTAGGAAAAACTAAGTGACTTTTAGCATTGTCTTGAGTAGCTAATAGGATGATAGGAATCTTCTGTAATAAGATGCACTGTTCCTTTTTGAACAGAACGCTCCTGGCAGACTTGGCATCATGAGCTCAGAAGAAATGGCTGTGAGTAATGTCTTCCAACTTTTCCTAAAATAGTGGTCCTGGGAGAACAGTCACAGATGACTTGCTGCAAGAAGCATTGGCCATGAAAGTCATTGAATACATTGCACAGAACTCAGATGATTCTATTGCAAAACCAAAAACTTCATTCTTCCACAAAGTGCAAAGACTTCCCCATGTTTCCCATAGTCATTTCTGAGAGTGACCATTCTAGAACATAGGATTTTGTTCCATTTCTTGAATATGAGCAGAAGAAAAACCTCTCTTGAAAAGCCATTATCATTTGAATAGCAAATGCTTCAAACCAAAAAAGATACATGTGATTAGTACAGAGTTCCCACTTCTTCTAGAACAATTAACCCCTCAAAACAACAAATTCAACAGTGTTGCAAATAATTTTGACCTCAAAATTgagatatcaaaaagaaaaagaaaatgagcaagtttatatattatgttgTGCTTACCACAAGGGtaaccatctgtcaccatacaacactattgcAATATTGCATGCATCAAACCAGTGTGACATTACATATCACTGAAAGAAAACTCGCATCCCAACATTCTTGAGTGCCTTCTGAGAACTAGATGCATAGAAAGACACTACAGAGGCAAGATAAATTAGACAAGATTTCCGTTTTCCCGGAGTTTACTGTCTTATCAATGGAAAAGATAGATACAAAGGCAGATAGTGTTAAAATTATATGATAATGAGCAACAGAGCTATGAGAGAGGAAAAGGGGAGAGGCAGTTAGCTCAGCCCAGGGGTTCATAGTTCATCCCTTGAGGAGATGATGTGAGGAGGGGAGATTGAGAGAGTAGAGCTAAGGAAAGGTAGGAGAAAAGAATATTGCATCCACGTACCACCAACACAACTGGCTGAAAATTCAAGAAAGTGTTAATTATCATcttaacattttaatgaatatatttatactcTGCCTCTTGCTCAAAAGATCTTGCTTATGAAAATCTCACaataaatgtaaccaaaaaattgaagatataatttaaaatgagttaAAAGTGTAAAAGATtcattaattaaatgaaattacaaaTATGCAAGTTACAAAACTGCACAATCTCTGTAAATAGCCCAAGATACTGGGTTGGACATTTTTAACAGCAAAGGcaggaaaaggaaacatgaaCAATTCTACAATTCTGTctacaggaagaaaatatttccattcttCCAGAGAAATCAAGCTTCTTTTTTCTTACACatgttccaaaagaaagaaagaaagaaagaaagaaagaaagaaagaggaagtgttATGTGAGGcttcattcatttgagaaatgATGTTGACATAATTCTCTAAAAATAACCCTCAACAAACTCAGCCATGggatctgtttttgtttgttttttttaggatgGTATTGCCTATTTTGGCTacttattgttttcttaaatataattcaAACTACCTTTGCCCATAGCCTTTGTTCTGCCCTGTGTCCCCACTTCTGACATTCCTACGTTGTCAGCCAGACATGGCAAAGGGTCTCCATCTGTCTTTCACAGAAGTGAGCATCCAGAGAAGTCAGCATCTTCTCCTTTATGTCAAAGCCAGTTTAGTAAGAAACGTGCTTACACAAAGCTATCGGCCAACCAATTGTTCCCTATCAGTTTTTTATGATTTCTTGGTGAATCTGACCAATTCTGATTGCATGGTATACTTAATAATATGTGATAACCCTATCTTTGGTcaatggtttttttttccagggaggcagaggaagccCCATGGCCTATGGAGCCATGTTCCCAGGATTTGGAGGCATGAGGCCTAACCTTGGAGGGATGCCCCACAATCCAGGCATGGGCGGGGACTTTACTCTGGAATTTGACTCCCCAGTCGCGGGGACCAAAGGccctgagaagggagaaggaggggcacAAGGCTCCCCCATGCCCGATGTCAACCCAGCCAATCCAGAAAACCCGGCTCTCCTTACCGAGCTAGCACCTGGTGCCCTAGGAGGGCTTCTTGCTCATCCAAAGGACAATGATCCCAGCCTGGCAAGAGGCCCTGCAGGGCAGAGCGGGGGACCCCCCAGGGTCACCCCGGCAGACGCTGACCCACTGATGACCCCTGAATTAGCTGATATTTATGAGACCTACGGTGCTGATGTGACCACACCCCTGGAAGAAACGCCCACGGATACCACAGTGATCCCAGACACTCAGCAAACATTGATGCCAGAAAACAAGGCCCAGCAGCCCCAGATTATGCATGACGGGTGGCATTTCCAAGAGCCCTGAGAACCTTAAGATTATCAGCTACCTTCTGTATGCACAGGCTCCCCAGCTTTGTCCCCATAGTATATCTTTTTGCTAACACACTTCCTATCCTTCTGCACCAAAGGCATTAAAAATGCTAAgcatatattaataaatacaagTGGCTAGAAATAGTGTAGGTCCCCTTCttgctttcattctctttttgaaataaaatgtgtcGACCGTCTC
The nucleotide sequence above comes from Canis lupus baileyi chromosome 14, mCanLup2.hap1, whole genome shotgun sequence. Encoded proteins:
- the AMBN gene encoding ameloblastin, with the translated sequence MKDLVLILCLLKMSSAVPVFPQQPGTPGMASLSLETMRQLGSLQGLNMLSQYEYSLPVHPPPLPSQPSLQPQQPGQKPFLQSAIVTDIQDTAQKRGTQPPVYQGQPPLQQTEGPMLEQQVAPSDKPPKAELPGMDFAEPQGPSVFQIARLISRGPMPQNKPSPLYPGIFYMSYGANQLNAPGRLGIMSSEEMAGGRGSPMAYGAMFPGFGGMRPNLGGMPHNPGMGGDFTLEFDSPVAGTKGPEKGEGGAQGSPMPDVNPANPENPALLTELAPGALGGLLAHPKDNDPSLARGPAGQSGGPPRVTPADADPLMTPELADIYETYGADVTTPLEETPTDTTVIPDTQQTLMPENKAQQPQIMHDGWHFQEP